A DNA window from Coffea arabica cultivar ET-39 chromosome 6c, Coffea Arabica ET-39 HiFi, whole genome shotgun sequence contains the following coding sequences:
- the LOC113693714 gene encoding uncharacterized protein: MFGKPSSSQSSGFSGSGAVSHVYVRYPPLRCKVSGSRNLFYDDGSKLLLTSTSDQVFSWKTAPFDPNVAPSCDSISEGPVLSVRYSLDCQLLAVQRSNHEVQIWNREGEKTFIYKCRSESEHILGFFWTDCPTCDIVFVKTSGLELFSYSSDSKSLTLVETKKTNVSWYIYTHESRLVLLAQGMQNKSFTGYQISSAGIIRLPRFEMVMAKHGANSRPVLSAEDVHIVTVYGRIYCLQFDRVAMLLHSYRFYRDAVIQQGSLPIYSNRIAVSAIDNVLLVHQVDAKVVIMYDLFADSRAPISAPLPLLLRLYPRAASLCSSSTSRNSDALETQILTDTESITYGDGWSFLVPDLICDVTNGLLWKINIDLEAIAASSSEVPFILDFLQRRKLEANKAKQLCLAIARAMILERRPVSVVARALDVLITSYSQSIKTRSNDKRTKAENTSNSGVSSANIVDDANNRIDASGKSVIDETVSSGLENESIERSFVLTSDSDDNLSAETQKINSLKLDSSSGKIDGGHSLRVESSSAAVHQPLSQSQVLRPGDTPLNAGAFDNLDSQVTSAVISPDDLYSSVFALVEEEMIGDASYLVAIIIEFLRRANLEKLKLHPNIYVLTVQLLARSERHAELGLFVINKILEPSLEVALQLLEPGRQNFQTRKLGLDMLRQLSLHHEYVLLLVQDGYYLEALRYTRKHKVTSVRPSLFLEAAYSSNDPRQLAAVLRFFCDFIPGFKNTSDHHTFNRVLAEMSTSIVV; the protein is encoded by the exons ATGTTTGGGAAACCATCTTCGTCTCAGTCTTCTGGTTTCTCTGGATCTGGTGCTGTATCACATGTTTATGTCCGGTATCCACCACTGAGGTGCAAAGTTTCGGGATCTAGAAATCTATTTTATGATGATGGAAGTAAGCTGCTACTTACATCTACGTCTGATCAG GTCTTCTCATGGAAAACTGCTCCATTTGATCCAAATGTCGCTCCATCCTGTGATTCAATAAGTGAAGGTCCAGTGCTCTCAGTTCGATACTCTTTAGATTGTCAGCTGCTGGCAGTCCAAAGATCTAATCATGAAGTTCAGATCTGGAATAGAGAGGGGGAAAAAACTTTTATCTATAAGTGCAGGTCCGAATCAGAACATATTCTGGGATTCTTTTGGACTGATTGTCCAACTTGTGATATTGTCTTTGTGAAGACCAG TGGGCTGGAGTTGTTCTCTTACAGTTCTGACTCAAAATCACTTACTTTAGTTGAGACCAAGAAGACAAATGTCAGTTGGTATATCTACACACATGAAAGCAGGTTGGTGCTTCTTGCCCAAGGCATGCAAAACAAGAGTTTCACAGGATATCAG ATTTCCTCAGCTGGGATTATCCGCTTGCCGAGATTTGAAATGGTAATGGCAAAACATGGGGCTAACAGTAGGCCTGTCCTTTCTGCTGAAGATGTTCACATTGTCACTGT TTATGGTAGGATTTACTGCTTGCAATTTGATAGAGTTGCGATGCTACTGCACTCATATAGGTTTTATCGAGATGCTGTTATACAGCAG GGCTCTTTGCCAATTTATTCTAATAGGATTGCTGTCAGTGCAATTGATAATGTTTTGCTTGTTCATCAAGTGGATGCGAAAGTTGTTATTATGTATGACCTATTTGCAGACTCTAGAGCACCCATATCTGCTCCACTTCCTCTTTTGTTGAGGCTTTACCCTAGAGCTGCTTCCTTGTGTTCCTCATCAACTAGCAGGAATTCTGATGCTTTAGAGACTCAAATTTTAACTGATACTGAATCAATTACTTACGGAGATGGCTGGTCATTTCTTGTTCCTGATCTCATATGTGACGTTACTAATGGGCTTTTGTGGAAGATAAATATAGATTTGGAG GCCATTGCTGCCAGTAGCTCAGAAGTACCATTTATTTTAGACTTCTTACAGAGGAGGAAGTTAGAAGCAAATAAG GCAAAACAGTTGTGCTTGGCAATAGCTCGAGCTATGATTCTTGAACGCAGACCAGTATCTGTTGTTGCTAGGGCATTGGATGTTTTAATCACTTCTTATTCACAGTCAATTAAAACAAGGAGTAATGATAAGAGAACAAAAGCTGAAAATACTTCAAATTCTGGTGTTTCTAGTGCAAATATCGTTGATGATGCTAACAATCGTATTGATGCATCTGGAAAATCTGTAATAGATGAAACAGTGAGTAGTGGTCTCGAGAATGAATCCATTGAAAGATCTTTTGTTTTAACTTCGGACTCAGACGACAATCTTAGTGCTGAAACACAAAAGATCAATTCTCTTAAACTTGATTCTTCGAGTGGTAAAATAGATGGAGGGCACTCTTTGAGGGTTGAATCATCTAGTGCTGCAGTTCATCAACCTTTGTCACAATCACAAGTTCTCAGACCTGGTGACACACCATTAAATGCTGGTGCCTTTGATAATCTAGACTCCCAAGTGACTTCAGCAGTGATTTCACCAGATGATTTGTACAGTTCTGTGTTTGCTCTGGTTGAGGAAGAGATGATAGGGGATGCTTCCTACTTGGTTGCTATCATCATTGAGTTCCTACGCAG GGCTAACCTGGAAAAGTTAAAATTACATCCAAATATATATGTCTTGACAGTGCAGTTGCTTGCAAGAAGTGAGCGTCATGCTGAACTAGGATTATTTGTCATCAATAAG ATCCTTGAGCCCTCTCTGGAAGTTGCCTTGCAACTACTTGAGCCAGGTCGTCAGAATTTTCAGACAAGAAAATTGGGCCTTGACATGCTTAGACAGCTATCTTTGCACCATGAGTATGTGTTGCTACTTGTGCAAGACGGATATTATCTTGAAGCGTTACGTTACACTCGGAAACACAAA GTGACTAGTGTTCGGCCTTCCTTGTTTCTGGAAGCAGCTTATTCATCTAATGACCCACGGCAACTTGCTGCAGTACTCAGAttcttttgtgattttattcctGGGTTTAAGAACACTTCAGATCACCACACATTTAACCGTGTTCTTGCTGAAATGAGTACATCAATAGTTGTTTGA